From the genome of Hydrogenophilus thermoluteolus, one region includes:
- a CDS encoding PaaI family thioesterase: MALIRAELTDVQPGTVTITLPCWDGIRQQHGYVHGGVVAMIADSAAGYAAMTLAPPNTSVLTVEYKINLVAPALGKKLIAEGSVLRSGKTLSLTQARVFAVTDDEKKLCAVLQQTIMICADRPER; this comes from the coding sequence ATGGCGCTGATCCGCGCTGAACTCACGGATGTGCAACCTGGCACCGTTACGATCACGCTTCCTTGCTGGGACGGAATCAGACAACAACACGGTTACGTGCATGGCGGTGTCGTCGCAATGATCGCTGACTCAGCCGCTGGCTATGCCGCGATGACCCTGGCACCGCCAAACACCTCCGTCCTGACCGTCGAGTACAAGATCAACTTGGTAGCACCTGCCCTTGGTAAAAAGCTGATTGCTGAAGGGAGTGTCCTCCGTTCAGGAAAGACGCTATCGCTCACCCAGGCACGTGTCTTTGCGGTCACCGACGATGAAAAGAAGTTGTGTGCAGTATTACAACAAACCATAATGATCTGCGCCGATCGTCCGGAACGCTAA
- a CDS encoding peptidoglycan-binding domain-containing protein: protein MIYPLPKKEPLSIVVQDSATTFEVSPPQLAKTQKEVIIREGGTTYRIEPPVYKAVTEKILVKPEIRRTITIPPVYETQTETVVIEAERTILERCRLPGVNRLLEGAVQPLCARTIPAKTKQVERRVLVKPATTKVEVIPAEYKEVTRWVLDKPARAVPVQIEPAIRKIPVLTIAKPEEIEEKAIPPKVIELVKTLYEGEPQVALRQALCNNDLTPELVKSLQVKLKTAGYDPGPIDGKLGIATSRAMIAYQRDHGLAAGALTLETLEHFQIPLPKTQSR from the coding sequence GTGATCTATCCCCTCCCGAAAAAAGAGCCGCTCTCGATCGTCGTGCAGGATAGTGCGACAACGTTCGAAGTCTCCCCGCCGCAGCTGGCAAAGACGCAGAAAGAGGTCATCATCCGCGAAGGAGGAACAACCTACCGTATCGAACCACCAGTCTATAAAGCGGTAACCGAGAAAATTTTGGTCAAACCCGAAATCCGCCGCACGATCACGATCCCGCCGGTCTATGAGACCCAAACAGAAACGGTTGTGATCGAAGCCGAACGCACGATACTCGAACGGTGCCGCTTACCTGGTGTCAACCGTTTGCTGGAAGGCGCAGTACAACCCCTTTGCGCACGCACCATCCCCGCCAAGACCAAACAGGTCGAGCGCCGCGTGTTGGTGAAACCCGCCACGACCAAAGTCGAAGTCATCCCTGCCGAATACAAAGAGGTCACCCGCTGGGTGCTCGACAAACCGGCACGTGCGGTACCCGTGCAGATCGAGCCAGCAATCCGAAAAATTCCTGTGCTGACTATCGCCAAACCGGAAGAGATCGAGGAGAAAGCGATACCGCCCAAAGTCATCGAACTGGTCAAGACGCTCTATGAAGGCGAGCCGCAGGTGGCGCTTCGCCAGGCGTTGTGCAACAACGACTTGACACCCGAACTGGTCAAATCCCTCCAGGTGAAGCTCAAAACCGCGGGTTACGACCCGGGCCCGATCGACGGAAAGCTAGGCATTGCAACCAGCCGCGCGATGATCGCGTATCAACGCGACCATGGGCTGGCGGCAGGCGCACTCACGTTGGAAACGCTCGAGCATTTCCAAATCCCGCTTCCCAAAACGCAATCGCGATGA
- a CDS encoding DUF1178 family protein: MIVFDLTCDHAHRFELWVPSAEALDQQIAKGWVTCPHCGTQAVRRLPAAPAVHTTPKLQRTSAQQKQASTTSDNPPNLSAQALERIWNTLQKLKREAQDVGTRFPEEARKIHYGEAPLRPIKGQANREEFVSLLEEGILVIPLPPDKEEMH; the protein is encoded by the coding sequence ATGATCGTTTTCGATCTGACGTGTGACCATGCCCACCGCTTCGAATTATGGGTACCATCTGCGGAAGCGCTGGATCAACAAATCGCGAAAGGGTGGGTAACGTGTCCGCACTGCGGCACGCAAGCGGTTCGCCGCTTGCCTGCCGCCCCTGCTGTCCATACCACCCCCAAACTTCAACGCACTTCGGCGCAACAAAAACAGGCATCGACCACTTCCGACAACCCGCCGAATCTGTCTGCGCAAGCTTTGGAACGTATCTGGAACACGCTTCAGAAACTCAAGCGCGAAGCGCAAGATGTCGGCACCCGTTTCCCGGAAGAGGCGCGAAAAATCCACTACGGCGAAGCGCCGCTTCGCCCCATCAAGGGTCAAGCAAACCGGGAAGAGTTCGTCTCCCTTTTAGAAGAAGGGATCCTGGTCATACCACTGCCGCCCGACAAAGAAGAGATGCACTGA
- a CDS encoding lysophospholipid acyltransferase family protein has protein sequence MGKRLRWHKDSPLRLWALRQADRAVVAFIWALHWLPLPVLAKVGARFGTLLRLLAKRRRRIAEVNLARCFPEWTDDARARLLREHFHFLGRSLLERGIAWFASPERIRRLVRLEGWAEHVAPLIAAGQPVILVTPHFLGLDLVGTRLTLEGDFVSVYSRQRRRPVADRWLRHGRSRFGQQLLIARQDGIRPVVRALKAGQPFYYLPDLDYGGKDAIFVPFFGVPAATITALPRLARLANAAVVLCIAEMDPSGRGYRARFSLPWRDYPTDDERADVERMNREIEAAVCRLPAQYFWVHRRFKTQPEGKGEWYR, from the coding sequence ATGGGTAAGCGGTTGCGTTGGCACAAAGATTCGCCGCTGCGGCTTTGGGCGTTGCGTCAGGCGGATCGCGCGGTGGTGGCGTTCATTTGGGCGCTGCATTGGCTGCCGCTACCGGTATTGGCGAAAGTGGGCGCACGCTTTGGTACGCTGTTACGGTTGCTGGCCAAGCGGCGTCGACGGATCGCGGAAGTCAATCTCGCCCGTTGTTTTCCGGAATGGACGGATGATGCGCGCGCGCGTCTGCTGCGCGAACATTTCCATTTCTTGGGGCGCAGCCTCCTGGAGCGGGGCATCGCGTGGTTTGCGTCGCCGGAACGGATCCGTCGGCTGGTCCGTTTGGAGGGCTGGGCAGAGCATGTCGCGCCGTTGATCGCAGCGGGGCAACCGGTCATTCTGGTGACGCCCCATTTCCTGGGTTTGGATCTGGTCGGGACCCGGTTGACGCTCGAAGGGGATTTCGTCAGCGTCTATTCACGACAGCGCCGCCGCCCGGTTGCCGATCGTTGGTTGCGCCACGGTCGTTCGCGATTTGGACAGCAACTCTTGATCGCGCGGCAGGATGGTATCCGCCCGGTGGTGCGTGCACTCAAGGCAGGGCAGCCGTTCTATTATCTGCCCGACCTCGATTATGGCGGGAAGGATGCGATTTTCGTTCCCTTCTTCGGGGTACCGGCGGCGACGATTACTGCGCTTCCTCGCCTCGCGCGTCTGGCGAATGCAGCGGTGGTGTTGTGTATTGCTGAAATGGATCCTTCTGGGCGGGGTTATCGTGCGCGTTTTTCACTGCCGTGGCGCGATTATCCAACCGATGATGAACGTGCGGATGTCGAGCGAATGAATCGCGAGATCGAAGCTGCGGTCTGCCGTTTGCCTGCGCAATACTTTTGGGTTCATCGCCGCTTCAAAACCCAGCCTGAAGGGAAGGGGGAATGGTATCGATGA
- the ubiG gene encoding bifunctional 2-polyprenyl-6-hydroxyphenol methylase/3-demethylubiquinol 3-O-methyltransferase UbiG, translating to MNATANVDPNEIAKFSELAHRWWDPTSEFRPLHEINPLRLDWIIAQCGGLAGKRVVDVGCGGGILTEAMAHAGAEVTGIDLSEKALTVAKLHALESGAPVHYEMIAAEAFAEMHPDTFDVVTCMEMLEHVPDPASTIRACAKLAKPGGTVCFATLNRTAKSYLFAIIGAEYLLQLLPKGTHDWQKFLKPAEITAWAETAGLTPKAIIGMGYNPLTKRYFLTDDVAVNYLIALAKW from the coding sequence ATGAACGCAACTGCAAACGTCGATCCAAACGAAATCGCCAAATTCAGCGAATTGGCACACCGCTGGTGGGACCCCACCAGTGAATTCCGCCCATTGCACGAAATCAACCCGTTACGCCTCGACTGGATCATCGCGCAGTGCGGAGGGCTTGCCGGCAAACGCGTAGTCGACGTCGGATGCGGCGGTGGCATCCTCACCGAGGCGATGGCGCACGCAGGCGCTGAGGTTACCGGCATCGACCTTTCGGAAAAAGCGCTCACCGTGGCCAAGCTTCATGCACTCGAAAGCGGCGCGCCGGTGCATTACGAAATGATCGCTGCTGAAGCATTCGCCGAAATGCACCCAGATACTTTCGACGTCGTCACCTGCATGGAGATGCTCGAACACGTACCCGACCCCGCGAGCACCATTCGCGCCTGCGCCAAGCTGGCAAAGCCGGGCGGCACCGTCTGTTTCGCAACGCTCAACCGAACCGCCAAATCGTACCTCTTTGCGATCATCGGCGCGGAGTATCTCTTGCAGCTTTTGCCCAAAGGCACCCATGACTGGCAAAAATTCCTCAAACCTGCCGAGATCACTGCGTGGGCGGAAACGGCAGGCCTGACACCCAAAGCGATCATCGGCATGGGCTACAACCCGCTCACGAAACGCTACTTCCTCACCGACGACGTCGCTGTCAACTACCTCATCGCACTCGCCAAATGGTAA